In the genome of Acidobacteriota bacterium, one region contains:
- a CDS encoding cytochrome c3 family protein, with protein sequence MGQIFNRSTNFISKVTIFGAIFFVGIIIWLLLVFNRSSYYTQAYFPREQPVQFSHKHHVGDDAIDCRYCHTTVEKLAFAGIPPTKTCMNCHSQIWADSPYLEPVRESWRTGKAIKWTRVHDLPDFAYFDHSIHVNKGVGCSTCHGRVDLMPLTYQVASLNMEWCIECHRNPEQFIRPKKEVFTMDWPPEQWDHSPDKQWHQDVEGPKLSREYNLQSTAVLTSCSTCHR encoded by the coding sequence ATGGGCCAAATCTTTAATCGAAGCACGAACTTCATCTCGAAGGTTACCATCTTCGGAGCGATCTTCTTCGTTGGAATAATCATCTGGCTTCTGCTCGTATTCAACAGGTCCTCTTACTACACTCAAGCTTACTTCCCGCGTGAGCAACCCGTTCAGTTCAGCCACAAGCACCACGTCGGCGATGATGCCATCGATTGCCGCTACTGTCATACGACCGTCGAGAAGCTGGCTTTTGCCGGCATACCTCCTACGAAAACATGCATGAATTGTCACTCGCAGATTTGGGCGGACAGCCCCTACCTCGAGCCTGTGCGCGAAAGCTGGCGAACGGGGAAGGCGATCAAGTGGACGCGCGTGCACGACCTGCCCGACTTCGCTTATTTCGATCACAGCATTCATGTGAACAAGGGCGTCGGGTGCTCGACCTGTCACGGGCGCGTTGACCTGATGCCGCTGACTTATCAAGTAGCTTCTCTGAATATGGAGTGGTGCATCGAGTGTCATCGCAATCCGGAACAATTCATCAGGCCGAAGAAAGAAGTTTTCACGATGGACTGGCCTCCGGAGCAGTGGGACCACAGCCCTGACAAACAGTGGCATCAAGATGTCGAAGGCCCAAAGCTATCAAGGGAGTACAACCTTCAGAGCACAGCGGTGCTAACGAGTTGCAGCACGTGCCATCGTTGA
- a CDS encoding D-aminoacylase, whose product MKRLVIALVCIFLIALLTQPLSGQTEGYDIIIMNGRIVDGTGNPWFYGDVAIRGDRIVKVGRVGAARARRRIDASGMIVAPGFIDMLGQSETNLLIDPRAESKVFQGITTEVTGEGGSPAPLNDYILKESEPFFKHFNLTADWRTLGEYFARLERSGTAINLATYVGATQVRQYVLHDENRAPTAAELDQMRKLVAQAMEDGAVGVSTSLVYAPAFYAKTEELIELAKVAARYGGVYATHMRNESNSIMAALDEAIRIGTEANIPVEIFHLKMAGKPNWGKMRDVIAKIEVARARGLDITADQYPYVAGATSLGAAVPPWAHEGGTASFVQKLKDPATREKLKLEMRAASDKWENFYLGAGGGEGILVASVLNRELAKYEGKRINEIARMMSKPDEIDALFDLLIADNAQTGMIVFLMSEDDVKLALRQPWVSVGVDHGAVATTGRLAEGNAHPRGYGAFPRILGRYVRDEHVLSLEDAIRKMTSLAANRVHLADRGLLKPGFFADVAVFDPREIRDVATFEDPNRLSVGMRYVLVNGEPVIFADKQTVARPGRPLRGPGYKESGQKAEGRKQ is encoded by the coding sequence ATGAAGCGACTTGTGATCGCACTCGTTTGCATCTTTCTTATCGCCCTGCTGACGCAGCCACTAAGCGGACAAACTGAAGGCTACGACATCATCATAATGAACGGGCGCATCGTTGACGGTACCGGCAACCCATGGTTCTACGGTGACGTGGCCATTCGCGGCGACCGTATAGTCAAAGTCGGACGAGTCGGCGCCGCGCGAGCAAGGCGGCGCATCGACGCCAGCGGCATGATCGTAGCTCCAGGCTTTATCGATATGCTCGGTCAGTCCGAAACGAATCTGCTGATCGACCCGCGCGCCGAATCGAAAGTATTTCAGGGCATCACCACCGAAGTCACCGGCGAAGGAGGCTCGCCCGCTCCCTTGAATGACTACATCCTCAAAGAGAGCGAACCTTTCTTCAAGCACTTCAACCTCACGGCGGACTGGCGCACGCTCGGAGAATATTTTGCTCGGCTCGAACGAAGCGGCACGGCGATCAACCTGGCAACCTATGTCGGAGCAACGCAGGTGCGCCAGTACGTTCTTCACGACGAAAACCGCGCTCCTACTGCCGCCGAACTCGACCAGATGCGAAAGCTCGTAGCCCAAGCGATGGAAGACGGAGCGGTAGGCGTCAGCACGTCGCTGGTGTACGCGCCGGCGTTCTACGCGAAGACGGAAGAATTGATCGAGCTTGCGAAGGTGGCGGCGCGCTACGGCGGCGTCTACGCCACACACATGCGAAACGAAAGCAACTCGATCATGGCGGCGCTCGATGAAGCGATTCGCATTGGCACGGAAGCGAACATCCCGGTCGAGATCTTCCACTTGAAGATGGCAGGCAAACCGAATTGGGGAAAGATGCGCGATGTCATCGCCAAGATCGAAGTCGCTCGAGCGCGCGGACTGGACATCACCGCCGATCAGTATCCGTACGTCGCCGGCGCAACCTCGCTTGGAGCGGCCGTTCCGCCGTGGGCTCACGAGGGAGGCACGGCCAGTTTCGTCCAGAAGTTGAAAGACCCGGCAACGCGCGAGAAGCTGAAACTGGAGATGCGCGCAGCGTCCGACAAATGGGAGAACTTCTATTTGGGCGCGGGCGGCGGCGAAGGAATTCTGGTCGCGAGCGTCCTGAACCGCGAGCTTGCAAAGTACGAAGGCAAACGCATCAACGAAATAGCTCGAATGATGAGCAAGCCGGATGAGATCGACGCGCTGTTTGATCTATTGATCGCCGACAACGCCCAGACAGGCATGATCGTTTTCTTGATGAGTGAAGATGACGTGAAGCTGGCGCTTCGGCAGCCGTGGGTGAGCGTGGGAGTCGATCACGGCGCGGTAGCCACCACCGGCCGCCTGGCGGAAGGCAATGCTCATCCGCGAGGCTACGGGGCTTTTCCACGAATACTTGGACGCTACGTGCGCGACGAGCACGTGCTCTCGCTTGAAGACGCGATTCGCAAGATGACTTCGCTTGCGGCCAATCGCGTTCATCTGGCCGATCGTGGGTTACTCAAGCCCGGCTTCTTCGCCGATGTTGCTGTATTCGACCCGCGGGAAATTCGCGACGTTGCAACATTCGAAGACCCCAACCGCCTTTCGGTCGGGATGCGCTACGTGCTTGTAAACGGCGAACCGGTCATCTTCGCGGATAAACAAACCGTCGCACGACCTGGTCGCCCGCTGCGAGGACCGGGATACAAAGAGAGCGGGCAGAAGGCTGAAGGCAGAAAGCAGTGA
- a CDS encoding HD domain-containing phosphohydrolase encodes MDEQTGLTFRYLGEEHACPLGAGTLRIGRHEDNDIVLDNPYISRYHAEIISEGSRHLIRDLESMSGTFANGERITQRRLKDGDCVRLGQERGVEFRFHAGYSNGDSGHSADLKPVRIIAPGDTLFLNAAKLSHSGELPDATIERLRALYEFTSEMLTAQSSEDLSDKLAAFMQRTIKPHRCAVLLWNSHRRALDVASEYGPNRPGAPSRGIADLAYNDNVAVLSMDASTDARFSDGQSIKFGSIRSVMCAPMGSKSRLWGVCYVDNASGEKAFDDEALDFLTAVARQAGLAMENLYLLDEQKRSLESFIRTLAASLDARDDTTAGHSARVGAIASAVARQMGLSEAEARAVYYAGLLHDYGKIGVRDDVLLKPAKLTPEEYEHVKQHPQHTYRLLSKMRFPEDLADVPLVAASHHERWDGSGYPSGLKGEQIPLGSRIVAAADAYDAITEERCYNEPMSPEAAMNELASLSGSYFDPDVMDAFGRYFAAVIEPRSRRLSERMTMQEAKQR; translated from the coding sequence ATGGATGAGCAAACCGGCCTGACCTTCAGATATCTAGGCGAAGAGCACGCCTGCCCGCTTGGCGCGGGTACGCTGAGAATAGGACGCCACGAAGACAACGACATCGTATTAGACAATCCTTACATCTCTCGTTACCACGCTGAAATCATCTCGGAAGGCTCGCGTCATTTGATCCGAGACCTGGAAAGCATGTCTGGAACATTCGCCAACGGGGAGCGAATCACTCAGCGACGTTTGAAGGACGGTGATTGCGTAAGACTGGGGCAGGAACGGGGCGTCGAATTCAGGTTTCACGCCGGGTATTCAAACGGTGATTCTGGCCATAGTGCCGATCTCAAACCTGTCCGCATCATCGCGCCCGGAGACACGCTGTTTCTAAACGCCGCTAAGCTGTCGCACTCGGGGGAACTCCCTGATGCAACCATCGAGCGCCTGCGCGCGCTCTACGAGTTCACCAGCGAGATGCTGACCGCCCAGTCGTCTGAAGACTTGAGCGATAAGCTGGCGGCGTTTATGCAGCGCACGATCAAGCCTCACCGGTGTGCGGTGCTTTTGTGGAACTCGCATCGCCGCGCGCTGGACGTCGCGTCTGAGTACGGCCCGAATAGACCCGGCGCTCCGAGTCGCGGCATAGCCGACCTGGCGTACAACGACAACGTCGCCGTCCTCAGCATGGACGCAAGCACCGATGCCCGTTTCTCCGACGGCCAATCGATCAAGTTCGGTTCCATTCGGTCCGTTATGTGCGCGCCGATGGGATCGAAGAGCCGGCTGTGGGGTGTTTGCTACGTAGACAACGCCAGCGGCGAAAAAGCATTTGATGACGAAGCACTCGATTTTCTGACCGCCGTCGCCCGGCAAGCAGGACTGGCGATGGAGAACCTTTACCTACTGGACGAGCAGAAACGGTCGCTCGAGAGTTTTATCCGTACGCTGGCCGCCTCGCTCGATGCGCGAGATGACACGACGGCCGGTCACTCGGCGAGAGTCGGAGCGATTGCTTCGGCCGTCGCGCGGCAGATGGGGCTCAGCGAGGCGGAGGCCAGGGCAGTTTACTACGCGGGCTTGCTCCACGATTATGGCAAGATCGGAGTACGAGACGACGTGTTGCTGAAGCCCGCAAAACTGACTCCGGAAGAATACGAGCACGTCAAGCAACATCCTCAGCATACCTACAGATTGCTTTCGAAGATGCGTTTTCCTGAGGACCTCGCGGATGTACCGCTGGTTGCCGCCTCGCACCACGAGCGATGGGACGGCTCAGGATATCCGAGCGGACTCAAGGGCGAGCAGATTCCGTTGGGCAGCCGCATTGTCGCGGCGGCCGACGCTTATGATGCGATCACCGAAGAACGATGCTACAACGAGCCGATGTCGCCGGAGGCGGCTATGAATGAGCTCGCGTCGCTGTCGGGGTCCTACTTTGATCCTGACGTTATGGATGCTTTCGGCAGGTACTTCGCCGCCGTGATCGAGCCTCGGAGCCGCCGCCTGAGCGAGCGGATGACGATGCAGGAAGCGAAGCAGCGGTAA
- a CDS encoding S1 RNA-binding domain-containing protein, with product MSAWIRYRFPFAQTIVPLVYCGSIVDLEPNRWDRFFNIHKLGDEIKGRVVRFGKYGAFIEIEEGIEALCHVSELSEYRVEKPEDAVKIGELLPFKILKLDPSQKKIGLSARVRAREVI from the coding sequence ATGTCGGCCTGGATTAGATATCGATTTCCATTCGCTCAGACGATTGTGCCGTTGGTATACTGCGGCTCAATAGTTGACCTCGAGCCAAATCGGTGGGATCGCTTCTTCAATATTCACAAGCTGGGCGACGAGATCAAAGGCCGTGTGGTGCGTTTCGGAAAGTACGGCGCGTTCATCGAGATTGAAGAAGGCATAGAGGCGCTTTGTCACGTTTCAGAGTTGAGCGAATACCGAGTTGAGAAACCCGAGGACGCGGTGAAGATCGGCGAGCTGCTGCCGTTCAAGATACTCAAGCTTGATCCATCACAAAAGAAGATCGGACTCTCGGCGCGAGTCCGAGCCCGGGAAGTCATCTGA
- a CDS encoding EutN/CcmL family microcompartment protein — translation MILARVIGNVVATQKDHRYEGGRIMVVRPTNPDGSDAGDELLALDSVDAGVGDLVVVVREGWSASTSATGSPGAAIDSAIIGIVDTVEGA, via the coding sequence ATGATTCTAGCGCGAGTCATTGGCAACGTGGTGGCCACACAGAAGGACCACCGGTATGAAGGCGGGCGAATCATGGTCGTCCGTCCTACTAACCCGGACGGCTCGGACGCCGGCGACGAGCTGCTCGCGCTGGACTCAGTGGACGCCGGAGTAGGAGACCTGGTCGTTGTTGTTCGCGAAGGGTGGTCCGCTTCTACGTCAGCGACCGGAAGCCCCGGTGCTGCGATTGATTCAGCCATCATCGGAATCGTCGATACGGTCGAGGGCGCGTAG
- a CDS encoding FAD-binding protein yields the protein MSRDDPRRASVTEGPPSPWVNKHQNVTQDFEVLYSVSNPPSPVTNFFGDLQLTVAALQGLIADAIRDNVTLRAIGGGWSLSRAAVTSGRLIDTLALNWAFPADETSVVTTYEDDPALLMYLQCGVSVREANDILFERPAKLALKTSGASNGQTIAGAVATGTHGSRFRFGSMADYVVGMHVITGPDRAIWLERASYPVLSDGLIEALGAELVRDDTLFNAALVSFGSFGIIHGVLIEADPLYLLEVSRSRLPIDQRLRRVMQTLDFTGIDMPDTSQEPFHFEVVINPHDTRRGAYVTAMYDRKYHSDYRRPPVSPGGLGPGDDVLSVMGKLNDRLPSLAGNLMNLIVPAEYPLLKKVLGTPGEVFFSNTTFQKVMSAEIGIALEDTPRVLDLMLSAPEVKDYPGLLAFRWVKGSKALLAFTKFDTTCTIELPAAYGDRTMTYYNAVWQGLENAGIPYTLHWGQINNFTPERVRSMYGAAADKWIAGRNTLLDPQTRAVFTSPFLQRCGLG from the coding sequence ATGTCCCGAGATGATCCCCGCCGAGCATCAGTGACCGAAGGGCCTCCAAGTCCATGGGTCAACAAGCATCAGAATGTCACACAGGACTTCGAGGTGCTCTACAGTGTGTCGAATCCACCGAGCCCTGTAACAAACTTCTTCGGAGATTTACAGCTTACCGTCGCGGCGCTTCAAGGCCTAATCGCTGATGCGATACGCGACAACGTGACGCTACGCGCGATTGGCGGCGGCTGGTCACTCTCGCGCGCGGCTGTGACCAGCGGTCGCTTGATCGATACCCTCGCGTTGAACTGGGCCTTCCCTGCCGACGAGACCAGTGTAGTGACCACCTACGAAGACGATCCGGCGCTTCTGATGTACTTGCAATGCGGCGTCAGTGTAAGAGAAGCGAACGACATTCTGTTTGAACGGCCGGCGAAACTGGCCTTGAAGACCTCGGGCGCGAGCAACGGCCAGACCATTGCTGGAGCTGTCGCCACCGGAACGCATGGATCCAGGTTTCGATTTGGGTCAATGGCCGATTACGTCGTTGGAATGCACGTCATCACAGGGCCAGACCGGGCTATCTGGCTCGAGCGCGCATCATATCCAGTGCTATCTGACGGTCTCATCGAAGCACTTGGCGCCGAGTTGGTCCGGGACGACACGCTCTTTAACGCGGCGCTCGTCAGTTTTGGCAGCTTCGGCATCATTCACGGTGTGCTGATCGAGGCCGACCCGCTCTATCTGTTGGAGGTTTCGCGCTCGCGGTTGCCGATTGATCAACGATTGAGACGAGTGATGCAGACTCTCGACTTCACCGGTATTGATATGCCCGACACCAGCCAAGAGCCGTTCCATTTTGAAGTGGTAATCAATCCCCACGATACTCGCCGCGGCGCTTACGTCACCGCGATGTATGATCGCAAATATCATAGCGACTACCGCCGCCCGCCTGTATCGCCTGGCGGCCTCGGGCCGGGTGACGATGTACTGAGCGTGATGGGCAAACTGAACGACCGTCTGCCTTCGTTGGCCGGCAATCTCATGAATCTGATTGTTCCGGCTGAATACCCACTTCTTAAAAAGGTGTTAGGCACGCCCGGTGAGGTTTTCTTTTCCAACACCACCTTCCAGAAAGTGATGAGCGCGGAGATCGGAATAGCGCTTGAAGACACGCCGCGCGTTCTGGATTTGATGTTGTCGGCTCCGGAGGTTAAGGACTACCCCGGCCTGCTCGCCTTCCGCTGGGTGAAAGGGTCGAAGGCGCTGCTGGCGTTCACAAAATTCGATACGACCTGCACGATCGAACTTCCCGCCGCATATGGCGATCGCACGATGACCTACTACAATGCCGTCTGGCAGGGCTTGGAGAACGCGGGAATTCCATACACGCTTCACTGGGGACAGATCAACAACTTTACGCCGGAGAGAGTCCGGAGTATGTACGGTGCAGCAGCCGATAAGTGGATTGCCGGCAGAAACACGTTATTAGACCCACAAACCAGGGCCGTTTTCACCAGTCCGTTTCTCCAGCGCTGCGGCCTCGGTTAG
- a CDS encoding TAT-variant-translocated molybdopterin oxidoreductase, with protein DPQSSIVHPRSSILDPRSSGKQYWRSLEELAETDEFQELLHREFPENATEWSDPVGRRRFLKLMGASFALAGLTACTRQPTEYIAPYVRQPEELVPGQPAFFATAMALDGIATGLIVESHEGRPTKIEGNKDHPASLGATDVFSQASVLGLYDPDRSQTLTYLGDIVTWPAFLGAVRPAVEAQRAIGAQKTSKGGLRILSGTVTSPTLAHQIKTLLATLPTARWHQYDPAGRDSAREGSRLSFGQYANTVYRFDKAEVILSLDSDFLGCGPASLRYARDFAAKRRLTEGKREMNRLYVVESTVTNTGSVADHRLPMRPSEIESFVRALATAAGVQTGQSDFLTDGKRAKWLTAIWNDLREHRGSSIVIAGDSQPPVVHALAHALNQALGNVGSTVIHTDPVEANPVDGMASLRELVADMNSGQVDLLLMLGGNPVYDAPADLDFAEAIRKVPLRAHLSLYKDETSELCQWHIPEAHYLESWGDARAYDGTVSMIQPLIAPLYSGKSAHEVLAAFMNEPERSSYDTVRDYWKRRFAAGGQEPPIKVTASQAPTASPAAPTAAQPMATAAPSQTASTGFEQFWRKSLHDGVVANTALQPKTVALKSDWSSQTSIPHPSSPNPELEIVFRPDPTIHDGRFANNGWLQELPKPLSKLTWDNAAIISPATADGLGLGKRVNGFATNRMSNIGREILADQIELQYRGRKVIAPVLIQPGHPDNVVTVHLGYGRTIAGRVGSNAGFSAYAIRTSDAPWFGSGLRVEKTGGSYSLATTQAHHMLDAEEIGERDIVRSGSLEEYKKHPALAPEGAHESGEHASLYPPFEYKDYAWGMAIDLSSCVGCSACVVACVAENNIPVVGKEQVARSREMHWLRIDAYYKGGHANPETYFQPVACQHCEDAPCEVVCPVAATAHSAEGLNEMTYNRCVGTRYCSNNCPYKVRRFNFLLYQDFYTASLKMMRNPDVSVRSRGVMEKCTYCVQRIQKAKIDSEKEDRKVRDGEIVPACAQACPTEAIVFGNINDHESRVAKLKGEQRSYSLLGELNTKPRTTYLAAVRNPNPELENE; from the coding sequence CGATCCTCAATCCTCGATCGTCCATCCTCGATCGTCGATCCTCGATCCTCGATCTTCAGGCAAGCAGTACTGGCGCAGCCTCGAAGAGTTGGCCGAGACCGATGAGTTTCAGGAACTGCTTCATCGCGAATTTCCCGAGAATGCGACCGAGTGGAGCGATCCGGTTGGCCGCCGCAGATTTCTTAAGCTGATGGGCGCGTCGTTCGCCCTCGCCGGACTGACTGCCTGCACACGCCAACCGACCGAGTACATCGCGCCATATGTTCGTCAACCGGAAGAACTGGTTCCGGGCCAACCAGCGTTCTTCGCTACCGCAATGGCGCTCGACGGGATTGCGACGGGACTGATCGTTGAGAGCCACGAGGGACGGCCTACCAAGATCGAAGGCAATAAAGATCATCCGGCAAGCCTTGGCGCCACCGACGTCTTCTCACAAGCATCGGTGTTGGGTTTATACGATCCGGACCGCTCTCAGACTTTGACTTACCTCGGCGACATCGTGACGTGGCCGGCTTTTCTTGGAGCCGTGCGCCCGGCAGTCGAAGCGCAACGCGCGATTGGCGCGCAGAAGACATCCAAGGGCGGCCTGCGAATACTCAGCGGGACGGTTACATCTCCGACGCTGGCGCATCAGATAAAGACTTTGCTTGCCACGCTGCCGACCGCCAGGTGGCACCAGTATGACCCGGCAGGCCGCGACAGTGCGCGCGAGGGCTCGCGACTCTCGTTCGGCCAGTACGCGAACACGGTTTATCGATTCGATAAGGCCGAGGTGATCCTGTCGCTCGATTCGGATTTTCTTGGCTGCGGTCCGGCGAGTCTGCGATATGCGCGGGACTTTGCGGCAAAGCGGCGACTGACGGAAGGCAAGCGCGAGATGAACCGGTTGTACGTCGTCGAAAGCACCGTGACCAACACCGGCTCGGTTGCCGATCATCGATTGCCGATGCGTCCGAGCGAGATCGAAAGTTTTGTGCGTGCACTGGCAACCGCCGCAGGCGTTCAGACGGGACAATCCGACTTCCTGACGGATGGGAAGCGCGCAAAGTGGCTGACCGCGATCTGGAACGACCTCCGCGAACATCGCGGATCGAGCATCGTGATCGCTGGAGACTCACAGCCGCCGGTCGTACATGCGCTGGCTCACGCGCTGAATCAGGCCCTCGGCAACGTGGGCAGCACGGTGATCCATACCGATCCAGTTGAAGCTAACCCGGTCGATGGGATGGCGTCGCTGCGTGAGCTGGTCGCGGACATGAACTCCGGTCAGGTCGATCTGCTTTTGATGCTCGGCGGCAATCCAGTGTACGACGCCCCCGCTGATCTGGACTTCGCAGAGGCGATCCGGAAAGTTCCGCTTCGCGCTCACCTGAGCCTCTATAAAGACGAGACGTCAGAGTTGTGTCAGTGGCACATTCCGGAAGCTCACTATCTCGAGTCGTGGGGCGACGCGCGCGCGTATGACGGCACGGTCTCGATGATTCAACCGTTGATCGCGCCGCTGTATTCAGGCAAGTCCGCGCACGAGGTGCTCGCCGCTTTCATGAATGAACCGGAGCGTTCGAGCTATGACACCGTTCGTGATTATTGGAAGCGGCGCTTCGCGGCTGGAGGTCAGGAGCCCCCGATCAAGGTAACCGCTTCGCAGGCGCCGACGGCGAGTCCCGCGGCGCCCACCGCCGCCCAGCCGATGGCGACGGCCGCACCCTCGCAAACGGCATCAACCGGTTTCGAACAGTTCTGGCGCAAATCGCTTCACGATGGCGTAGTCGCAAACACGGCGCTGCAACCGAAAACCGTGGCATTGAAATCGGACTGGTCGAGCCAGACTTCCATACCCCATCCCTCATCCCCCAACCCCGAGCTGGAGATCGTGTTCCGGCCTGATCCGACGATTCATGACGGGCGCTTTGCCAACAACGGCTGGCTCCAGGAATTGCCCAAACCGCTCAGCAAGCTCACGTGGGACAATGCGGCGATTATCAGCCCGGCGACCGCTGATGGGCTGGGTCTGGGAAAGCGAGTGAATGGCTTTGCAACGAATCGAATGAGCAATATTGGCCGTGAGATTCTCGCCGATCAGATCGAGCTTCAGTACCGCGGCCGCAAAGTCATTGCGCCGGTCTTGATTCAGCCGGGCCATCCCGACAACGTCGTCACGGTGCACCTGGGTTACGGCAGGACAATCGCCGGGAGAGTCGGCTCAAACGCGGGCTTCAGTGCTTACGCTATTCGAACCTCCGACGCGCCGTGGTTTGGCTCAGGCCTTCGAGTCGAGAAGACCGGTGGAAGTTATTCGCTCGCTACCACGCAGGCGCATCACATGCTTGACGCGGAGGAAATAGGCGAGCGGGACATCGTTCGGTCGGGCTCGCTTGAAGAGTACAAGAAGCACCCGGCACTCGCGCCCGAAGGCGCGCACGAGTCGGGTGAGCATGCCTCGCTGTATCCGCCGTTCGAGTACAAAGACTACGCCTGGGGGATGGCGATTGACCTAAGCTCGTGCGTTGGCTGCAGTGCCTGCGTTGTTGCCTGCGTAGCTGAGAACAACATTCCCGTCGTCGGCAAGGAACAGGTGGCGCGCAGCCGCGAGATGCATTGGCTGCGAATTGACGCCTACTACAAAGGCGGGCACGCAAACCCGGAAACCTACTTCCAACCGGTCGCGTGCCAACATTGCGAGGACGCTCCGTGCGAAGTCGTATGTCCGGTTGCGGCTACTGCGCACAGCGCCGAGGGCCTCAACGAAATGACGTACAACCGGTGCGTCGGAACGCGATATTGCTCGAACAACTGTCCGTATAAAGTCAGGCGATTCAATTTTCTTCTGTATCAGGATTTCTACACCGCGAGCCTGAAGATGATGCGCAACCCAGACGTGAGCGTGCGCAGCCGGGGCGTGATGGAAAAGTGCACCTACTGCGTGCAGCGAATTCAGAAAGCGAAGATCGACTCGGAGAAGGAAGACCGAAAAGTGCGCGATGGCGAGATCGTGCCGGCGTGCGCGCAGGCTTGCCCAACCGAAGCCATCGTGTTCGGCAACATCAACGATCACG